The Hydrogenispora ethanolica nucleotide sequence TGTTGATGGTGGCTTCCGGCTCGCCCACGCCATGAAAAGCGCCGGCCATGAAGGGGTTATCCTCCGGGGCATTGGCGAAGACCACCAGTTTGGCGCAGGCGATGGCGTCCCGCTCCCGGGTCAGTTCGGCCGCTTCCTTGATGACCCGGCCCAGCTTGATAATGGCGTCCATATTGATCCCGGCCTTGGTGGTGGCCACATTGACCGAGGCGCAGACTTTGTTGGTGCTCGACAGGGCTTCCGGCAGCGAATCGATCAGCCGCAAGTCGCCGGGGGTTGCCCCCTTGTGGACCAGCGCGGAATAACCGCCGATGAAATCGACGCCCAGTTCCTCGGCGAGCCCGTCGAGGGTGCGGGCGATCTCCGCGATCGGGCCCGCGGCGCCTTGCGCCACCAGCGCGATCGGGGTCACCGAGATCCGCTTGTTGATGATCGGCACGCCGTAGGTCCGTTCCATCAGTTGGGCGGTAGCCACGAGATCGGCGGCCAGCCGCCGGACCTTGGCGGCAATCTTGGCCGAGGTGGCCGCGACGTCCGGCCCGGCGCAGTCCAGCAGGTTGATCCCCATGGTCACGGTGCGGATGTCAAAATGGTAATTCTCGATCATCGAGATGGTCTCGAGAATCTCCTGGGGGGTATAGGGCATTGTCCATCACTCCAAATTTTCGCTGTCGCCATTCAGCGCCCGGAAAGGGAGCGAAATGGCGGCCGATTTTGCTTGCTTGGCCGCATGAGAACCTGCCGCGTCGGGCAGGGACCGGCCGTGAGAAGGTGCGAAGGTTCAGATCCGGTGCATGTAACGGAAGATATCTTCGTGTTGGATCACGATGCGTACGCCCAAGCTTGCCCCGGCCGCCTGCAGGGTCTCCTGGAGCGCGATCAGGTCTTGCTTGGCCTGGGAGATGTCGACCATCAGGATCATGGCGAAGATGCCCTGCATGATCGTTTGGCTGATGTCGACGATGTTGACGCCGTTATCGGCGAGGATCTTGGAGACGCCGGCGACGATGCCCACCCGGTCCTGGCCCATGACGGTGATCACCGCATGCTCAGTTTCATTCACTCTTTATCACCTCGGTAATGAAAATGCCTTGATTAACAGGCGTGTTTTACGGAATGGCAGGGAAAGTCACGATGAACCGCGCTGTCCGAACGACGCGCGCCGAATTGCCGAATTTTAGAGACGCAATGCGTGAAGATATGCTGGAAAGTATTCGCGATTCTTTTCATGAATCCTGCAGTGGCCAGGTTAAGCATTGGTTAATCGCCCGGCGCCGCAGCGCCGAAAAAGTTGGGAATTTCTCGTTTCATTTCACGTTTCAATAAGTGTTGGCGGGGGACGGCTTTGCCCGGCCGCCCCTAACGGGAAGACCGCTCATCCGTCTCGAATAATCGCGTGGCGTATAGTATAATAGTCTGAAGGTACGATTGAAATCGGTTCCAAAGGAGTGACCCGCATGGAATACCAGTTCCAGGCCGAGCTGAGCCCGGAGGCGTTGTTATTCGTCGCCGCAGACGGGACGAAAATGATCTTCGACCGGATTCCGTTTGTGATGCCGCCCAAGGAGAATATGCGCTTCGAACTGATCCGGGAGTTGAAAGAAGTGATCCATGAACCTTTCGCCGGAACGGACCCGGCATTCATCCGCTATGCCGGAGTCGAAAAGCACCAGGGCGATCTGTTTCTGGTCCGGCCGGCGCTGCCCGAGGATCCGCTGCCGCGGTTCCGGACCGAGGATCTGGAAACGGCCTGCCAGGCGTTGCTGAAAATAGCGCGGCTGGTCGGAGCGTATCAACAGGACGGCCGCTTCTTTGAAGACTTGAGTCCGGGCATGGTCCGGAGCGACGCCTCCGGAGCGGTCTACCTGCTCGATCCGCCCGTCTTGCATTTTCTGGGCAAATCGCTGCCCGAGGAGTATCATGGGGTTCCGGCGCCGGAGCAGATTCTGGGGCGCCCGGCCACTGACCGGACCGCCAGTTTCGCCTGGGGAGTGCTGGCCTACGGGCTGCTGACCGGGGCCGATCCTTTTCAGGCGGCCAATGCCGAGGAACGGTTGGATAAGATCGTCCGGGCCAGCGTATTGCCGCTGCGCGACCGGCGGCCGGAGATCAGTCCCGCCCTGAATCAACTGGTATCGCAAGCCTTGGAGGCCGATCCGGCGCGGCGCTTATCCCTGGAGGCCATCGCCTCCCGGCTGGCCGGCCTGATCGAAGGCCGGGCGCTCCGGAGCGACGCTGAGGAGGCCCGCCAGTATCAGACGCAGAGCAATGCCAACCGGCAGCGCTTCGAGACCCGGGAGAAGTGGCACCGTTGGATGAAAAAATACGGGATGGCGACCGGAATCGGCCTGGTCATTCTGGTGGCGCTGGCGTTGCTCTTCCGGCCCCAGGGCATGCAGGTGTTGAACCCCAAGACCCCGCCCCTGAAAGTGGTGCGTTACTATTTTCAAGGCGTGAGCAAGATCGACGTCTCCCTGGTGGACGAGACCATCTACCGGGCCAAAAACAGTTTCGCGGACATGGTCACCAATCTCCATGTGATGAACAAGGCCCAACAGGGATACTCTCTGACCACCAAGGATAACGCGACCGTTTCTTTTGAGGGCCTGACGGTGCGGGAGATCTCCCGCTCGCCGGAGCAAGCGGTGTATGAAGCCCAATACACGTTGAAAATGGCCCTGCCGACGCAGATCCAGTATCTGACCCGCAAGGATCGGATGACGTTGCGGCCGGTCAAGCGGATCTGGCGGATCACCGATATTCGGGTCCTCTCCAAGTCCGAACGGCGGGAGAAGGTGACCCCGGCACCGGCGCCGGCGAGTCCGGGCCCGGCGGGGTTGCCGTCTCCGTCCCCCGCTCCCGCCGGATCGAAGCCCTGAAGCTACCCGTCCGGGGCGCGCCGGCCGCGGCACGCCCCGTCCACTGTCACTCTCCGCGCATCATCATTGACACCCTCCCCGTGCTTTCTGCATACAGTACCTAATAGTAGAAAGCACGGGGAGGTAATTTTCGTTTTGGAAGTACAGGTTAGAACGGTGCGGCATCAGACCGACGTCCTGATCATCGGCGGCGGCACCGCCGGCTGCCTGGCGGCGGCCACCGTAAAGGAACTCAACCCGACCTTGCGGGTGATGATCATGGAGAAGGCCCATATCGAACGCAGCGGCTGCCTGGCCGCTGGGATGAACGCCATCAACGCTTACCTTAATCCCGGCGAAACGCCGGAATCATTCACCCAATATGTCCGCTATGACGCCATGGGTTTGCTCCGCGAAGATCTGGTCTACTCGGGCGCTCAGGAGCTGAACGCCGCGGTCCAAAAGGTGGAAAGCTGGGGGCTGCCGGTCCAGAAGGACGAGAGCGGCCGCTACCAGCCGCGGGGCCGCTGGAATATCCGGATCAACGGCGAATCGCTCAAACCGATCCTGGCGGCGGCGGTCCGGGAGGCCGGAGTCCAGGTGCTGAACCGGGTGAACGCCGTCGATTTCCTGATCGATGAGGGCCGGGTGGTCGGAGCGGCCGGGGTCGGAGTCCGGGACGGGCAATTCCACTGGGTCACGGCCAAGGCGGTGCTTTGTTGCACCGGCGGGGCGGCCGGTCTTTACCGCCCCAACAATCCCGGCCGGGCGGCGCACAAGATGTGGTACCCGCCCTTTAACACCGGGGGCGGGTATGCCATGGGGATCCGGGCCGGAGCCGAATTCACCGGATTTGAGATGCGTTTTATCGCCCTGCGCACCAAGGATCTGATCTGCCCCACCGGGACGCTGGCCCTGGGATTCGGGGCCAAACAGCGGAACGCGCTCGGTGAGGAATTTATGAAGCTGCGCTTCAAACATCAGGGCGGCGAAGGGGCGCCGACCTGCCTCCGGGTCTATGGTCCGGTGCAGGAGCAGAAAGCGGGGCGCGGTCCTTGTTATCTCGATACCCGCCATCTCGACGCCGATCAGGTCCGCAAACTGAAAGCCGCCTATCTCGACATGTATCCGGGGATCGTTCTGCAATGGGCGGCCAATGAATTCAATCCGGCCGAGACGCCGGTGGAGATCTGCGGCACCGAGCCGTACATCATGGGCGGCCATTGCCAGGCCGGCTACTGGATCGACCGCGAGCGCCGCACCACCCTGCCCGGACTGTATGCCGCCGGGGACGTGGCCGGCGGCTATCCCTACAAGTTCGTCAGCGGTTGTTGGGCCGAGGGGATCATCGCCGCCCGGGCCATTGTCGAAGACCTCCAGCAGGCCGATGAGCCGGAGCTGGATGAGATGGCCCTGCCGGGGCTGATCGAGCGTTCCTACCGGCCGTTGGCCCGGTTCCGGGACGGCGCCGAGGGAGTCGGCCCGGCCGAGGCCGAGGAGCGGCTGCAGAAGATCATGGATGAGTACGCCGGCGGGATTAGCACCTTCTATGAGATTCACGAGGCCGGCCTGGATGAGGCCGGGCGGCAGCTGGCGCGGTTGGAACGGCAGCTCCAGTATTTGGTGGCCGCCGACTATCATGAGCTGTTGGCCTGCCAGGAAGTGATCGACCGGGTGGCGGTGGCCCGGCAAGTGGTGGAGCATCTCGCCTACCGCAAGGAGACCCGGTGGCCGGGGTTTCAGACCCGGACCGACTATCCGGAGCGGGACGATTTCAACTGGCTGAAGTTCGTCAATTCGGTGAAGGATCCGGAGAGCGGCGCCATCCGGATGCTGGAGCGGCCCTACGTGCGGTTGATACCGGGGGAGCGGTATCTGCCGCGGTAGGTGCGGCGTGGCGCCGGCTCAAAGAGCCAAAACGAGGCGGGAGCAATCCCGCCTCGTTTTGATCCGCCGCAGGGGTCAACCCTGGGCCGCCGCCAGCGCCGGGAGATCCTCCTCCGTCCAATCCACCGGGCAGTCCACCAGCGCCGGCCCGGAGGCGGCCAGCGCTTCGCCCAGAATTTCCTCCAGCCGTTCCGGGATGTTGATGCGAAAACCTTTGGCGCCGTAAGCCTCGGCCAGTTTGACGAAGTCGGGCTGGCTCTCCGGGGCGAGCCCTTGCGGCCGGTCGGGCCGGGGGTTGCGCCGGTTCAAAATGAGGGCCTTCACCGGCAATTGGTTGGCGACCAGCGTCGCCAGCTCCTGAAGGCACATCTGGACTCCGGCGGCGTTGACGACCGCGACCACCGGGCGGCCGGGGTTGCCGGCCTGCGCTCCCACGGCCGCGGGAAAAGCGAATCCCACGGTGCCGAGCCCGCCGGCGGCGATAAAGGTCCGCGGCTCGCGGAACGGATAAAAACGCGCCGTCCAGATGGCGGGCTGCTCGGCTTCGCTGCAGATGAACACCCCTCCTCCGGTGATCCGGCCCAGTGCGGCCATGACGGCCCGGGGCTGAAGGCCGGCGGCGGAGGAGAGCGGGACGGAAGTGGCTTTCCGGGCGGCGATCTCCGCCAGCCATTCGGGGCGCCCGGCAGGTTTCAGGCGCTCCAGCAGCATGCTCAATACCGCCTTGGCGTCCCCGGCCAGCGAGATCCGGGAGCTCCGGTTTTGCTCCAGTTCCGCCGGATCGATATCGATCGAAATCAGCCGGGCTTGGGGCGCGAAAACGGCCGGATGGGGAGTGACCCGGTCGGCGGAGCGCACTCCGACTGCAATGAACAGATCAGCCTGGTTCACCGCCCAACGGCCGGCGGCGGTGCCGTTGGCTCCCAACAGTCCCAGGGAGAGCGGGTGTCCGGCGGGGAAAGCGGTCAGTCCCATCAGAGTGGCGGCGACGGGAATCGCCAGCGTTTCGGCCAGTTGCCGCAAGGCGGGAGCGGCGCCGGAGGAGATGACGCCGCCGCCGGCGCAGAGCACCGGCCGCCTGGCTGCGGCAATGGCGGCCGCCGCTTCGTTGATCGGGCCGGGCCGCGGTCCGAGCCGGGCTTGATAGCCCGGCAGGTGAACGGCATCCGGATATTCCGCCTGATCCTGCATCTGGGTCACGTCCTTGGTCAGGTCGATCAGGACCGGTCCGGGCCGTCCGGTACGGGCGATATAAAAAGCCTCTTTCACCGCGCGCGGCAGGTCGGCCAGCCGGGTGACGAGTTCGTTGTGCTTGGTGATGGGAAGGGTCATGCCGCGGATATCGGCTTCCTGGAACGAGTCGCGCCCCAGCAGAAAGCTGGAGACCTGGCCGGAGATGATCACCAGCGGGATCGAATCCTGATAGGCGGTAGCGATCCCGGTGATCAGGTTGGTCGCCCCGGGTCCGGAAGTGGCCAGGCAGACGCCGGTCTTCCCGGTACTGCGGGCATAACCGTCGGCGGCGTGGATCGCGCCCTGTTCGTGCCGGACCAGGATGTTGCGGATCGTGGGATGCCCGTAAAGCGCGTCATAGATGTGGATCACCGCGCTGCCCGGGTACCCGAAAAGCAGCTCCACGCCTTCCCGGGCAAGGCAGTCGAGCAATATTTCAGCGCCGGAACGATTCAAGAGAATCACCTCGTTTGGAATTTATATACAATATAGTTCAAATATTTAAATATGTCAATCATATTTTAAAACTATTGATATTAAAGGGTTTGTAAGTACATATATAATATAAATCCTTTAATGACGTTGATTTGAAAAGTTGGATATCGACAACATACTGATATTAAGCATATTTTACTCATTTACTAATGAGTAAATAGAAATAATAATTATCAATTCGATGTTAAAAGTTGTTGCAATGGTAAGGGTTATCAATAGTATATATTGATAATACCCGCTATTACTGAATTACACAGTATCGCTTTGATATATCTCAATCATTATAACTTCTCGTAAATCTAATATAAAATATTACTCGGCCTTCTTGAAGAATGGATAGCCGCATTTTTTCCGGAGCGTGAGGAAGGTTTAGGGGAATTGGTGCCGCCCCGCGCCGGAGCAGGGGATGGGGAGAAACCGGTCAGGCGCGGTTTTGGTCCGGTTGGGAGAGGCTCCGGCCTCCAAGGATATGCGGCGGTCCGGTTTCCCGAAGCCGCGGGGATGCATCCCCGGGATTCCGTCTTGGTTCCCGAAAGATTCGTCCTCTTTCCCGGAGGCTTGGGGAAGCATCCCGAAGCTTTGGTCCTTTATCCCGGAACCTTGGGGAAGGTTCCCGAAGGCTTCGGGATGGTAGGATGATCCTTCGGGAAGAAAGGATCAAAGGATCCGCTGAAAGGATCAAGGGATCCCTTACAAGGATGAAAACCATCCCTGACACGGATGGAGGCATACCTTACAAGGATCGCAGGATCCCTTGAAAGGATCGAGGCATCCCTAACACGGATTCGAGCATCCCTTACAAGGATGAAGAATATCCTAGTTGGACCAAAGACCATACCTGACACGAGCGAGGATCGGCTGATATATTAGAGGATCGGGACGGGAGACGGAGGCGTTGCTCCCGGCGGGAGGAGCGGCGGGGCAGATGGACCGGCGCTTGGCACAACATCGGGGATAGTGCGAAAAGCCGAATTCTTCCGCCGGCGATCCGGAGTGATCCACATATTTTATCCATTGGATCCGGATACTATATTTGGGTGAAGCTCCATGTATAAAAGCTGGCGCAAGAACAAACCGGTTCCATCGGGCCAATCTCCGCAAAGCGATGCCGTATTTCAGTTGTCCGACTCCCTCGAATCCAATGAGGCGCTCTTCCGCCGGTTGTTTAAAAACGACGATACCGTGATTTACCGGCGTTTTAGCAACCCGGCCGATGCCGACCTGGAATACTGCGCCGTTTTCGTGGACGGAATGGTTAATCCGGAGATTATCAATGAACACATTATCGGGCCGATCCTCCACGATGTCCAACCCAAAAAAGCCGGGCGGCGCCCGGTGGATATCTTGCAAACCCAGGTCATTCAGGCCGATGAGGTGCAAAAGACGGCCGATGTGAAGCGCCTGACGGAAGCTCTCCACAATGGCGATACGGTTCTGCTCTGCGCGGGCGAGACGGAAGCGTTGATCATAAGCTCCAAAGGCTGGCCAACCCGGGCTATCAGCGAGCCGGAAAGCGAGAAGACGCTGCGCGGCCCCAAGGAAGGATTCACGGAATCGCTGATGATGAACTTGTCCATGGTGAGACGGCGACTCCATACTGATCGGCTGAAATTCTCCATGAAAGTTTTGGGCGCCCGTTCCCGGACCAAGGCCTGTATCTGTTATATCGAAGGCTTGGCCAGTCCGGCGATTCTGGCGGAATTGGAAAAACGGCTGGATCAAATCAAGCTCGACGGCATACTGGGCACGGGCTATCTCGTCGAATTCATTAAAGATGCGCCGCTTTCGCCGTTTAAAACCATCGGGAACACGGAACGGCCGGATGTGGTGGCTGCGAAACTATTGGAAGGCAGGGTGGCCCTGATTCTGGACGGAAGCCCGGTGGCGATCACTTTGCCGCATGTTTTCGTCGAGTATTTTCAGTCCAACGACGATTATTATATCAATTTCTATTTCTCCTCGATCAACCGGATGATCCGGATCGCCTCTTTTCTCTTCGCGATCAGTGTTCCTGCCATTTACCTGGCTCTGACAACTTTTCATGAGGAGATACTCCCCACTCCCTTGCTGCTCAGCATCTCGGCAGCCCGGCAAGGAGTCGCTTTTCCGACCGCCATCGAACTCTTAATCCTGGGATTGGCGTTCGAAATTTTGCGCGAGGCGGGGATGCGGATGCCCAGCACCATCGGGGAAGCATTGAGCATCGTCGGCGCACTCATCCTGGGTCAGGCGGCGGTGCAAGCGCGCCTGGTCAGCGCGCCGATGGTGATCATTATCGGATTGACCGCGGTCACCGGACTGATGATCCCCGGACTGAGCGGAGCCATTATTATCTTGCGCTTCGTTTTTGTAATCTTTGTTACCTTTATCGGCTTTTATGGCTACCTCTTCGGCATGATCGGACTGCTGGTCCATTTGTTTCAGATCCGCTCTTTCGGAGTGCCTTATATGACCCCCTTGAACGCGATGAATCTTCAGGATCTAAAGGATACCGTTTTGAGAGCGCCGTGGTGGTACATGATAAACCGGCCGAGATTTATCGGCGCGCTGAACCGGATCCGGCAGGGGCGGGCCGATCCGGGTTCGAAGCCTTAAGAAAATGGGGAAAGATGGGAGCGCGATGAACCGAACAAGCGCGAAGCGAACCACGGGAATCAAAACAACCGGGCTCATCCTGGCCATGATCCTCGCGATACCGGCACTGCTCGGGGGATGCTGGGATTACCGGGAGATCGACGACCAGATCATCATTTCCGGCGCGGCGGTTGACTATGACCGCGAGAGCCGGGGGATTTCGCTGACGGTGGAGATCGCATTGCCCACGGCATCGGACAAGGAAAGCAGCTTCACTTCAAAGATCTATCAAGCCAAAGGCCAAAACATACCGGAGGCCATCGTGGCCTTGCATTCTAAAGCGGGACGGCGGTTATTGTGGAGCCACTCGAAAATTCTGATCCTGGGCGCCGGAATCATGGAAAACGAGCGCTTATTCATTGGCACCATGGATTGGGTCAAAAGAAACGGTGAAACCCGTGAAACCATGTGGATGGTCTTTTCGGAAGAAAAAACCGCCGGGGAAATTTTACAGCGGGCCGAGCCGCAGACGGAGAAAATTATCTCATACTACCTGGATCGGCTGTTTCTCGCTGCGGAAGCCGAGACCTTCATCAGCATGCCTTACTCGGAGGTGATGTACGACTTGAGCTCGCCCAGCGCTTGTATTCACTTGCCCGCCGTGCGCCTGGAAGACTCCGATGGCGGAAAACTGCCTTTTATCAACGGGACGGCGGTTTTCCGGCGAACCAAGGTCGCGGGTTGGCTCGACGGCAAACAGACGCGGATCCTTGCGTTGCTTTTGAATAAGCTGAACCGGGTGGTCTTCGTGCTCCGGCCATCCGGGCACTCAACCCTGCCGCAGGTTTCGCTGCGAACCAGCCATTGCCAAACCGCCATCGAACCGGTATTATCCCAAAACACCTTGCGAATGAAGGTCCGGGTGAAAATAGAGGCCCAAATCGCTGAGATCGACGGCGTCAAAGAAGTGTTCAAACCCGCTGCGCTCAAAAAATTGAAGGAAGAGGCGCAGCGGATGATCGCCGCCGAAATCATGGAGTTGCTGAATCTGCTCAAAGAAAAGTATCAAAGCGATGTTCTGGGCTTTGGAAGCCAGGTCGAAAACAAATATCCGCAGCAATGGCGGAGAATCCGGAGTCATTGGGAGAGCGTATACGCGAGGATCCCGGCCGTGGTCCGGGTGGAGTTGAACGTTACCGGCAGCGAACAAAGTATGGCGGAAACGAAAGAAGGGCGCTAGAATGTTCTTGTTCGTCATCTCGGCCTATGTCTTGATAGGATTCGTCGAAATCACGCCGTTGGTGAAAGCGAACCGGATCAAAGAGTTAATCCTGTACGCGAGCATTTTTTTGGCGGCATTCGTCGTGAGTTTATTGCTGAGCGTCGCCGTCCGGTTGCCAAGTCCGGCAAAACCAATGGATGATCTGGTGACGGCCTTGTCTAAACTTTTTTCTTCCTGAGTTCCGCGACGATAAAGGTAATCACCGGAACGATGATGATATAGGGGATGGAATACGGCACCAGGTTTTTTTTGAGCCAAAGGGTATAATCCAGCGGACCTTCATAGAAAAAGAGCGCGGCACAGAAGATGAGGAGCCCGACGGGCGTGACAATAAACCGGTAATCGTCTTGGAAACCGAAAGTTCTGGTCACTGCCTTGCAACAGACCGAGAAATAGACATTGGTTTTCACCAAAGCGCCGAGAATATAGACAATGGATAAAACCAGTTCGAGCCCATGCAGGTAGGTGCCGAGCGTAATTCTCGAAGCGGAAAGATAGGTAGGATAATAAACGTCAGAGGCCAGATCGATCCCCAGGACCAGCACGTTGGATACCGAGATGACGAAAACCACCACCGCGCCGATGGTTGAACCGATCAACAACACTTTGTAAGAGGATTTCCTGGCGCTGAATTTTTGGAAAAAGGCCGCAAAGACCACGGTTTCCCCCAGAGGGAAAATAAAAGTTGACAAGGCGCCATACAAGGTATGCCGGATGTCTTCCTGGAAAGGGGGGAGCAGGTTTCCGATATTCATCTGCGGAATCAGGGCGATGATCATCACCGCAATCGAAAGCAACGCGGGGATAAAGAACAGCGTTGCGAAATCGGCGATCAATTCCACTCCGCCCTTCACCATCCATACGCAAATGACGGTTATAAAAATGTTCAGAATGACTTTGGGCGTGTTCGGCAAAGCCGTGACCCGGATGAAATGGATGAGAAAGGTGTTGATGAGCACCACGACGTAAAAGGCGGATAGTATGTAAAGGACGTTTATAACTTTGGAAATCCCTTTTCCAAAACATTTTTCGAAGATTTGAAAGATATCCATATCGGGAAACAAAACCTTAATCCTGCCAATCATCAGGGCCATCAGCAAAGTCATCAGGTAGCACAGGAGGATGCCGAGCCATAAGTCTCTCTTTGCTTGCAGGGAGAAGATGACTAAGGAAGATGTTCCGATGATATACAGGACAATCACGGCGATGCTTTGCTTGTCTGAGGCGCTCAATTGGGCAGATGATCTCCTTTGGAAATTTGGTCCATGACGATATTCCGGCGTACGGCCGGTTGCCAAAATGGGGGATTGAAGATATTTTTCCTTTTTTTAGCATAGATATTCCAAATATCGGGTCACGAAGCGAGTTGGCGCGGGTCGGGAGTGAAAGAAGCGATTTCAGGCGGGAGATAAAAAATGAGCCTTTGCTGATGCTTTTCGATTCAGGTCAAGTTGCGTATCGGGCCAAAGTTTTTATGGGACTACGTTTATGAATAGGATAATGAAGCATATTCTCAAAAAACTCCTTTTGGCCGTCAAAAGGCATTTTTCGCATGAAGTTTCTTTCGCCGTGATGCATTGGTTGGAAATGCTTCATAATATGGAATAAAAGGACTCGATGAGAGCAATTAGTCCTCTGATGAAAAAAAGGAGGGGTATTTAATGTCCGATCAACAAGCTTTGTGGGGAGGCGGAGGAGGCTGGGGCATCGGTATTGCTTTTCTGACCTTCTTAATCCTCGTTTTATTGGTGGTAGGATTCGCTTTCTGGGGGTAAAGGATGCCGCGGCAATGAATCTTCCTGCAGTACAGGTATAGAACATCGGTTATCGTCTTGAAAGCGGATTTCCGGCGATTTGCCGTGGAAAGGGGCGGCCCGAG carries:
- a CDS encoding ACT domain-containing protein, which codes for MNETEHAVITVMGQDRVGIVAGVSKILADNGVNIVDISQTIMQGIFAMILMVDISQAKQDLIALQETLQAAGASLGVRIVIQHEDIFRYMHRI
- a CDS encoding serine/threonine-protein kinase — encoded protein: MEYQFQAELSPEALLFVAADGTKMIFDRIPFVMPPKENMRFELIRELKEVIHEPFAGTDPAFIRYAGVEKHQGDLFLVRPALPEDPLPRFRTEDLETACQALLKIARLVGAYQQDGRFFEDLSPGMVRSDASGAVYLLDPPVLHFLGKSLPEEYHGVPAPEQILGRPATDRTASFAWGVLAYGLLTGADPFQAANAEERLDKIVRASVLPLRDRRPEISPALNQLVSQALEADPARRLSLEAIASRLAGLIEGRALRSDAEEARQYQTQSNANRQRFETREKWHRWMKKYGMATGIGLVILVALALLFRPQGMQVLNPKTPPLKVVRYYFQGVSKIDVSLVDETIYRAKNSFADMVTNLHVMNKAQQGYSLTTKDNATVSFEGLTVREISRSPEQAVYEAQYTLKMALPTQIQYLTRKDRMTLRPVKRIWRITDIRVLSKSERREKVTPAPAPASPGPAGLPSPSPAPAGSKP
- a CDS encoding adenylyl-sulfate reductase subunit alpha, with the translated sequence MEVQVRTVRHQTDVLIIGGGTAGCLAAATVKELNPTLRVMIMEKAHIERSGCLAAGMNAINAYLNPGETPESFTQYVRYDAMGLLREDLVYSGAQELNAAVQKVESWGLPVQKDESGRYQPRGRWNIRINGESLKPILAAAVREAGVQVLNRVNAVDFLIDEGRVVGAAGVGVRDGQFHWVTAKAVLCCTGGAAGLYRPNNPGRAAHKMWYPPFNTGGGYAMGIRAGAEFTGFEMRFIALRTKDLICPTGTLALGFGAKQRNALGEEFMKLRFKHQGGEGAPTCLRVYGPVQEQKAGRGPCYLDTRHLDADQVRKLKAAYLDMYPGIVLQWAANEFNPAETPVEICGTEPYIMGGHCQAGYWIDRERRTTLPGLYAAGDVAGGYPYKFVSGCWAEGIIAARAIVEDLQQADEPELDEMALPGLIERSYRPLARFRDGAEGVGPAEAEERLQKIMDEYAGGISTFYEIHEAGLDEAGRQLARLERQLQYLVAADYHELLACQEVIDRVAVARQVVEHLAYRKETRWPGFQTRTDYPERDDFNWLKFVNSVKDPESGAIRMLERPYVRLIPGERYLPR
- the ilvB gene encoding biosynthetic-type acetolactate synthase large subunit, which codes for MILLNRSGAEILLDCLAREGVELLFGYPGSAVIHIYDALYGHPTIRNILVRHEQGAIHAADGYARSTGKTGVCLATSGPGATNLITGIATAYQDSIPLVIISGQVSSFLLGRDSFQEADIRGMTLPITKHNELVTRLADLPRAVKEAFYIARTGRPGPVLIDLTKDVTQMQDQAEYPDAVHLPGYQARLGPRPGPINEAAAAIAAARRPVLCAGGGVISSGAAPALRQLAETLAIPVAATLMGLTAFPAGHPLSLGLLGANGTAAGRWAVNQADLFIAVGVRSADRVTPHPAVFAPQARLISIDIDPAELEQNRSSRISLAGDAKAVLSMLLERLKPAGRPEWLAEIAARKATSVPLSSAAGLQPRAVMAALGRITGGGVFICSEAEQPAIWTARFYPFREPRTFIAAGGLGTVGFAFPAAVGAQAGNPGRPVVAVVNAAGVQMCLQELATLVANQLPVKALILNRRNPRPDRPQGLAPESQPDFVKLAEAYGAKGFRINIPERLEEILGEALAASGPALVDCPVDWTEEDLPALAAAQG
- a CDS encoding spore germination protein translates to MYKSWRKNKPVPSGQSPQSDAVFQLSDSLESNEALFRRLFKNDDTVIYRRFSNPADADLEYCAVFVDGMVNPEIINEHIIGPILHDVQPKKAGRRPVDILQTQVIQADEVQKTADVKRLTEALHNGDTVLLCAGETEALIISSKGWPTRAISEPESEKTLRGPKEGFTESLMMNLSMVRRRLHTDRLKFSMKVLGARSRTKACICYIEGLASPAILAELEKRLDQIKLDGILGTGYLVEFIKDAPLSPFKTIGNTERPDVVAAKLLEGRVALILDGSPVAITLPHVFVEYFQSNDDYYINFYFSSINRMIRIASFLFAISVPAIYLALTTFHEEILPTPLLLSISAARQGVAFPTAIELLILGLAFEILREAGMRMPSTIGEALSIVGALILGQAAVQARLVSAPMVIIIGLTAVTGLMIPGLSGAIIILRFVFVIFVTFIGFYGYLFGMIGLLVHLFQIRSFGVPYMTPLNAMNLQDLKDTVLRAPWWYMINRPRFIGALNRIRQGRADPGSKP
- a CDS encoding Ger(x)C family spore germination protein; the protein is MNRTSAKRTTGIKTTGLILAMILAIPALLGGCWDYREIDDQIIISGAAVDYDRESRGISLTVEIALPTASDKESSFTSKIYQAKGQNIPEAIVALHSKAGRRLLWSHSKILILGAGIMENERLFIGTMDWVKRNGETRETMWMVFSEEKTAGEILQRAEPQTEKIISYYLDRLFLAAEAETFISMPYSEVMYDLSSPSACIHLPAVRLEDSDGGKLPFINGTAVFRRTKVAGWLDGKQTRILALLLNKLNRVVFVLRPSGHSTLPQVSLRTSHCQTAIEPVLSQNTLRMKVRVKIEAQIAEIDGVKEVFKPAALKKLKEEAQRMIAAEIMELLNLLKEKYQSDVLGFGSQVENKYPQQWRRIRSHWESVYARIPAVVRVELNVTGSEQSMAETKEGR
- a CDS encoding GerAB/ArcD/ProY family transporter; the encoded protein is MSASDKQSIAVIVLYIIGTSSLVIFSLQAKRDLWLGILLCYLMTLLMALMIGRIKVLFPDMDIFQIFEKCFGKGISKVINVLYILSAFYVVVLINTFLIHFIRVTALPNTPKVILNIFITVICVWMVKGGVELIADFATLFFIPALLSIAVMIIALIPQMNIGNLLPPFQEDIRHTLYGALSTFIFPLGETVVFAAFFQKFSARKSSYKVLLIGSTIGAVVVFVISVSNVLVLGIDLASDVYYPTYLSASRITLGTYLHGLELVLSIVYILGALVKTNVYFSVCCKAVTRTFGFQDDYRFIVTPVGLLIFCAALFFYEGPLDYTLWLKKNLVPYSIPYIIIVPVITFIVAELRKKKV